One genomic window of Methanosalsum zhilinae DSM 4017 includes the following:
- a CDS encoding 3-isopropylmalate dehydratase small subunit — protein MKGRAWKFGNDIDTDAIIPGRYLILNTSEDLAKHAFEGVRPEFAKEVKKGDIVVAESNFGCGSSREHAPLALKGTGISCVIAKSFARIFFRNAINIGVPLLECPDTHLIEDKDVIEVDISTGIIKNHTKNEQYQATPLPDFVREIVDAGGLIEYTRKLIA, from the coding sequence ATGAAAGGCAGAGCATGGAAATTTGGAAATGATATAGATACCGATGCTATCATTCCTGGAAGATACCTGATACTCAACACCTCCGAAGATCTTGCAAAACACGCTTTTGAAGGAGTTCGGCCTGAGTTTGCAAAAGAAGTAAAAAAAGGAGATATAGTTGTTGCGGAAAGTAACTTTGGATGTGGTTCATCCAGAGAGCATGCACCTCTTGCACTCAAAGGCACAGGAATTTCATGTGTCATTGCAAAATCCTTTGCACGTATATTTTTCAGAAACGCTATCAATATCGGAGTTCCTCTTCTGGAATGCCCAGATACGCATCTGATAGAAGATAAAGATGTAATAGAAGTGGATATCTCAACAGGTATAATCAAAAATCATACAAAAAATGAACAGTACCAGGCAACTCCACTTCCGGATTTTGTCAGAGAAATTGTTGATGCAGGCGGCTTGATCGAGTATACTAGAAAACTAATTGCGTGA
- a CDS encoding isocitrate/isopropylmalate dehydrogenase family protein — MTNYKIPVIPGDGIGPDIVAEGMKVIDAAGEKYGFDVDWINYPHGADHYLETGELISEDTLRELGAYPAIYLGSIGDPRVAPGILEKGILLAARFYFDQYINLRPIKLLEGVWTPLKNKTPEDIDFVVVRENTEDMYIGIGGRAARGASQKLLEVKRNLYSAKFDLDIDTDSEEIAYQIGMISKEGTRRVMKYAFDLAQKRSGHLSSVDKANVLSDIYGFWREEFESMADNYPDVETDFNYVDAITMWFVKNPEWFDVVVTPNMFGDIITDLGAMIQGGLGLAPGGNINPEGTSMFEPIHGSAPKYKGQNKVNPIATIWAGAMMIEQLGENEAAANIVSAIERNISEARVRTYDMGGSAGTSDVGDEIARLVLEE; from the coding sequence ATGACAAATTATAAAATTCCAGTAATACCAGGCGACGGAATCGGTCCTGATATCGTTGCTGAGGGTATGAAAGTTATAGATGCTGCAGGAGAAAAATACGGATTCGATGTTGATTGGATAAATTATCCCCATGGAGCCGATCATTATCTGGAAACCGGGGAGCTGATTTCTGAAGACACCCTTAGGGAACTTGGAGCATATCCTGCAATCTATCTTGGATCTATCGGAGATCCCCGGGTTGCACCTGGAATTCTTGAAAAGGGGATATTGCTTGCTGCAAGGTTCTATTTTGACCAGTACATCAACCTCAGACCAATAAAGCTTCTGGAAGGCGTATGGACACCCCTTAAGAATAAGACTCCTGAAGATATTGATTTTGTAGTTGTCAGAGAGAATACAGAAGATATGTATATCGGAATCGGTGGCCGGGCAGCCAGGGGTGCCAGTCAGAAACTGCTGGAAGTTAAGAGAAACCTTTATTCAGCAAAGTTTGATCTGGACATAGATACTGACAGTGAAGAAATTGCCTATCAGATAGGTATGATATCTAAGGAAGGTACCCGGAGGGTAATGAAATATGCCTTCGATCTTGCACAGAAACGCTCCGGACATCTGTCTTCTGTGGACAAGGCAAATGTACTCTCCGATATATACGGATTCTGGAGAGAAGAATTTGAGTCCATGGCAGACAATTACCCTGATGTGGAAACAGATTTCAATTACGTTGATGCGATTACCATGTGGTTTGTCAAAAATCCGGAATGGTTTGATGTGGTGGTCACACCCAATATGTTCGGAGACATAATCACTGATCTGGGGGCCATGATACAGGGTGGACTGGGTCTTGCACCTGGTGGAAATATCAATCCTGAAGGAACAAGCATGTTTGAACCAATACACGGATCTGCTCCAAAGTATAAAGGACAGAACAAGGTGAACCCTATAGCAACAATCTGGGCAGGTGCCATGATGATAGAGCAACTGGGTGAAAATGAAGCTGCAGCAAACATTGTTTCAGCTATTGAAAGAAATATCAGTGAAGCAAGGGTCAGAACCTATGATATGGGTGGTTCAGCTGGAACCTCAGATGTAGGAGATGAAATAGCTCGTCTTGTTCTGGAAGAGTAA
- a CDS encoding aminopeptidase, whose protein sequence is MTHNMKITADKILKTCMNAQPGESLLIITDTDTDERISKALFSSASEIGCEVLLMKMNPRKYDGQEPPDPVACAMEHCDIVIAPTSRSLTHTDARIRSCRKGARIATMPGITADMMISGGLTANYQQISDYAKLLYSKLENAVTIRVTSDLGTDIKFNVKGCTWMIDNGICHKPGSMTNLPAGEVYVAPADAEGVVVIDGAMGGIGILDDPITIRVEGRRAVAITGKAGDKLCTLVDSVGPSARNIAELGIGINPAAILRGIVLEDEKVAGTVHIALGNNATFGGDVNVELHLDGIIRRPVVYADDTDLKVHELAGEKYIE, encoded by the coding sequence ATGACACATAACATGAAGATAACTGCCGATAAAATACTTAAGACCTGCATGAATGCACAGCCCGGTGAATCACTTCTTATCATCACGGACACAGATACCGATGAAAGAATTTCAAAAGCACTTTTTTCCAGTGCTTCTGAGATAGGGTGTGAAGTGCTTCTCATGAAAATGAATCCCAGAAAATATGACGGACAGGAGCCACCTGACCCGGTTGCCTGCGCCATGGAACATTGCGACATTGTAATAGCTCCTACTTCCAGATCCCTCACACATACAGATGCCCGTATTCGCTCCTGCAGAAAGGGAGCAAGAATTGCAACAATGCCGGGAATTACTGCTGATATGATGATCTCAGGCGGTCTTACAGCCAATTACCAGCAGATCAGTGATTATGCAAAGCTTCTGTACAGTAAACTGGAAAACGCAGTAACTATCAGAGTAACGTCAGATCTTGGAACAGATATTAAGTTCAATGTTAAAGGATGTACCTGGATGATCGATAACGGAATCTGCCATAAGCCCGGCTCTATGACAAATCTGCCTGCCGGAGAAGTATATGTAGCCCCTGCAGATGCAGAAGGTGTAGTAGTGATAGATGGAGCAATGGGTGGGATTGGAATACTGGATGATCCAATAACAATCCGGGTTGAAGGGCGAAGGGCTGTTGCCATCACCGGAAAAGCAGGTGATAAACTGTGCACACTTGTGGATTCTGTCGGACCTTCTGCACGCAATATTGCAGAACTTGGTATTGGGATAAATCCAGCTGCAATTCTCAGGGGCATTGTTCTTGAAGATGAAAAGGTTGCAGGCACAGTACATATTGCACTGGGCAATAATGCCACGTTTGGAGGAGATGTGAATGTTGAACTGCACCTTGATGGCATCATACGCAGGCCTGTTGTGTATGCAGATGATACAGATCTGAAGGTGCATGAACTGGCTGGAGAAAAATATATTGAATGA
- a CDS encoding ATP-binding protein has protein sequence MPTVTNYFDQGVSRHQYVLGRDSQSKTGILQIGRYLAIDRSSGARVALDALRPHALLICGKRGYGKSYTMGILIEEIERLPESIRQNIASVVIDTMGIFWTLGKKNTAQNQNLSDWGLEPDKFDVTVFVPQDKVGEYRQRNIDVASFSIRTSHMDGYQWCKLFGIDETSPAGTLLIRVVHDLHKSEHDFSIEEIIENIHQDKRCTSNARDAAENYMISAISWGIFSRKGTDISELVKNEGVSVIDVSTVKNNSARAAIVRIIGLEIYQRRLDARRMHEKRMMNEITEDISGIPMVWMFIDEAHLFIPADSRTLASDVLINEWLRQGRQPGLSIVFATQRPSAIDPDVISQSDLVICHRLTAGDDIKALESTRPTYMKEGFSDSIKKLGQSRGVGLIVDDTSETTHVVRMRPRLSWHGGDEPLALPLEKARTGDW, from the coding sequence ATGCCAACTGTTACAAATTATTTTGATCAGGGAGTTTCCAGACATCAGTATGTTCTGGGAAGAGATAGCCAGAGCAAAACAGGTATACTCCAGATTGGTAGATACCTGGCAATTGACAGATCATCAGGTGCCAGAGTAGCTCTGGATGCTCTTAGGCCGCATGCATTACTAATATGTGGCAAGAGAGGATACGGCAAATCATATACCATGGGAATCCTTATTGAGGAGATCGAGCGGCTGCCAGAAAGCATCAGGCAGAATATTGCCTCTGTTGTAATAGATACAATGGGCATATTCTGGACCCTGGGAAAGAAAAATACAGCTCAGAATCAAAATTTATCCGATTGGGGTCTCGAACCAGATAAATTCGATGTCACGGTCTTTGTTCCACAGGATAAGGTGGGGGAATACAGACAGAGAAACATAGATGTAGCTTCGTTCTCTATCCGGACCTCACATATGGATGGTTACCAGTGGTGCAAATTGTTCGGTATAGATGAAACATCACCTGCAGGAACTCTTCTAATAAGAGTAGTACACGATCTTCACAAGAGCGAACATGACTTCTCAATCGAAGAGATAATAGAAAATATCCACCAGGATAAACGCTGTACCAGTAATGCCAGAGATGCTGCAGAGAATTATATGATCAGTGCAATCTCATGGGGCATTTTCAGCAGAAAAGGAACGGATATATCTGAACTGGTAAAAAATGAAGGAGTCTCTGTAATTGATGTGAGCACAGTGAAAAATAACAGTGCAAGAGCTGCAATTGTCAGAATAATAGGTCTGGAGATATATCAGAGAAGACTGGATGCAAGGAGAATGCATGAAAAAAGGATGATGAATGAGATTACAGAGGATATATCAGGAATTCCCATGGTCTGGATGTTTATAGATGAAGCACACCTGTTTATACCTGCCGATAGCAGAACCCTTGCTTCAGATGTTCTCATAAACGAATGGCTACGTCAGGGTCGCCAGCCTGGTCTTTCCATTGTATTTGCAACTCAGAGACCATCTGCAATTGATCCGGATGTAATCTCACAATCAGATCTAGTAATCTGCCACAGACTGACTGCAGGTGATGATATAAAGGCACTGGAATCCACAAGACCCACTTATATGAAGGAAGGTTTTAGCGATTCAATAAAAAAACTTGGACAGAGCAGGGGAGTTGGATTGATTGTGGATGATACCTCTGAGACAACGCATGTGGTCAGGATGCGGCCCCGCCTTAGCTGGCATGGAGGAGACGAGCCACTTGCCCTACCTCTGGAAAAAGCAAGAACAGGAGATTGGTGA
- a CDS encoding mechanosensitive ion channel family protein, with protein MDLGILEETILYSDITLMNVILSIVLLLAGIAVTKIATIMFKNGMNKSNLPQLVIEFLSKFFSVLLYIAVILIFVSSLGFDVNSVVLGLSAVIGLILGFGMQDTLTNLASGIWLAALRPLDKDEFISVGGSSGTVSSVGIMATELITPDNQLITVPNKLVWGNSIINFTRLPTRRAAVDVGISYKSDLDQAIQVALDLMKEHPLVLDDPAPAVVVSELGDSSVDLQLRAWTQTQNLWTVKWDLTGGIFKAYNEKGIEIPFPQRDVHIKRD; from the coding sequence ATGGATCTTGGAATACTGGAAGAAACGATATTGTATAGTGACATTACGCTGATGAATGTAATACTTTCCATAGTACTGTTGCTTGCTGGAATTGCAGTTACAAAGATAGCTACAATTATGTTCAAAAATGGAATGAATAAAAGTAATTTGCCCCAGCTTGTTATTGAATTCCTATCAAAGTTTTTCAGTGTACTGCTATATATTGCTGTTATTCTTATATTTGTTTCTTCACTTGGATTTGATGTAAATTCAGTGGTTCTGGGACTTTCTGCTGTAATCGGTCTGATCCTTGGGTTTGGTATGCAGGATACTCTGACCAACCTTGCATCAGGGATCTGGCTTGCAGCTCTGAGACCACTTGATAAGGATGAGTTCATATCAGTAGGAGGCTCAAGCGGGACTGTCAGCTCAGTAGGTATAATGGCCACCGAGCTCATTACTCCGGACAACCAGCTTATAACTGTTCCAAACAAACTTGTGTGGGGCAATTCTATAATTAATTTTACCCGACTTCCCACACGCAGAGCAGCAGTGGATGTTGGAATCAGTTACAAATCCGATCTGGATCAGGCCATTCAGGTTGCCCTTGATCTTATGAAAGAACATCCACTGGTTCTGGATGATCCTGCACCTGCTGTAGTTGTTTCAGAACTGGGTGATTCTTCTGTGGACCTTCAGCTTAGAGCATGGACTCAGACCCAGAACCTATGGACAGTTAAATGGGACCTTACAGGTGGCATATTTAAAGCATATAATGAAAAAGGCATTGAGATCCCATTCCCGCAGAGGGATGTGCATATAAAAAGAGACTGA